In Halomicrobium zhouii, the sequence TCGAGAATATTCTCGACGATATGGTTCGACAGACAAATGCGACTGTCGAGTTCACCGGGGATACCGAGGGTGCGATGGAAGGTCGGGACGTCGGAGACTTCGTAATCGAACTCGGTGAGACAGACCAGCGCATCGCGATTGAGGCGAAGACTACCTACCAGTCCACGTCAGGCATTAAGGACGAAATGGCCGACGTAATTCCCAATCGGGAAGCCGACTACGGGATTTACGTCGTCGACCAGCTGGATAACATCCCCGAGAAGAAGGTGGGGTGGTTCGAGGAGATAGACAACGATTTCGTCGTCATCGCACTGAGCGAGGGCGACGAGGACGAACCTGAGCCCGGATACCTGCGAATCGCCTACAACTGGGCGAGGCTTCGGGCACTCCAGTCACACGCCGATATCGGTGAGGAATTCGACGCCGAGCGGCTTCAATCAGAGCTCGACGAAATCGAGGAATCGGTCGGTCGATTCAGTACGATCAAGGGTCACTGCACAGAAATTGAGAAGTCCAGGAACAAGATCGAACAAGAGCTGTCTGAGATAGAGCGAGACATCAAAGAACGGCTCGGGGAGATTTCGGCAGAGTTGCACAAAGTTGGCTCCGACTGAAACTGCGCACGGACAGACCAACGGTCCATTTTCCGCGATACATCGTATCCTGTTGGTTGCTACTGTCGAGAAGCCGCTTGGGCGTGATAATAGACAGTACAGCGACCACACATGCGCCCCTTATATAGACCGATCCGGTAGTTCCCAGGCAGTTCTAGACGGAACCAGTTTCGACGCACACACCAAGGTGGACTGTGGCCTCGGCGACATCGGGACTGAGGTGCTCCTCACAGACCTCCGACAACTGGGCGAGGACCGGGCCGCACACCTAGAACGAGCGGCGTCGAAGCCGACGGCGAGTACTCCCTGCCGACCTACTACACATACTTCGAGAGCTTCAGAGCCGCCCTCGCTCAGGCTGACTTCTCTCAGGAGTCCTGACCACGACTCTCCGGGGACTCCTAGTCACGTTTCCCGGACTGAGTAGACGAACTCGGCCATCCAATTACGGAGATTGCTAACCACGGCGATTACCTAATTGAGAAGAGTCTAAATCTCTCAGACACGGCATTGAGTCCGAATTCCAGAAAGGACAAAGCTTATTTTCAATCTGTCAGATTATTCTGTCGTCTTCTGGCGGCCATAGCCGTGGCTCGATGCAGTGCTATGGCCGGCCGCCGCCCGTCAGCGGCTCAAACAGATGATACGGGACATCCGCTCGACTCGATCACTACTGGAGAAACGAGCGAAAAGAACCGGTCTCACGCGAGTGCAGCTGCGATCGCCGACCGGGCGATTATGGGCGCATTTGCTACAACAAACGCACGTTACTGCCACACACTCCAATCTGCGAGGGAGTAGCCAAACAGAAACGATCGTCATTGAGTACCGGCAACCCTCCGACGAATGACCAGGGAGGACCGTCACCCTGGCATTGGGACTGTGCACGAAGAGGAAGGCGGAGTTTCGGATCCACTCCTGGATTTGCTCAGACGATATGTACCAGGAAACGTCGGTGTCTTCTGCATCGCCGTCTGGACGACGATTCTCCATCAGCTCCTCACGCTCGTCCCACCGTATCTCCTCGGTGAGACACTCGACGCCTTCTTCACCCAACAGCGTACCTCGCTCTCGCTCGTACTCGTTCCACAAACGTGGATTCCGACTGGAACACGCGGCCAGTTCGTCTTTATCGCGGGGCTCTTCGTGGCGACCGCCCTGGCGACAGCAATCACGCAGGCAGTCCAGTTCGTGACCTTCCGCTGGTTCCAGCAATCAGTCCTTCACGATCTCCGGACGAATGCTTTCGACGCAACCCAGCGGCTCGATATGGCGTTCTTCGAGACCGAAGCAACGGGGAACGTTATGAGCGTCCTCAACAACGACGTCAACCAGTTACGAGACTTTCTCCTTGGCGGGCTCAGACAGTTCGTCGAGTCGACGACGTTACTGCTCGGACTCCTCGGCTTCATGATCGGGCTGCACTGGCAACTCACCGTGTTTTCGATGTCGTTTCTCCCCTTGATGCTCGGGCTGGTGTACGCCTATCAGCAGGCGATCGAACCGCGCTACGACGACCGTCGGTCGGCAGTTGGGAACTTGAATGCGCACGTCCAGAACGCGATCGACGGCATCGAGACGATCAAAACGTTCAGTACCGAGCATCGGGAGCGCTCAGAGCTTCAAACGCATTCCCGAACGTTCTGGCAGGCCGACTGGCGCGCAGCGAAGGTTTCAGGATTCTTTTACTCGACTCGACGACTCCTCACCGAAGTGATGTCGATCGCTATCGTCGTCGTCGGTGGATGGTGGGTGCTGTTCGGGCCACCACTCGCGTTTTCTGCCCCCCTCACGGCAGGCCTCTTCGTCACGTTCCTTTTCTACGGACGGCGGCTCGTCAAGGAGTCGTCACAGATTGGAGATCTAGTCGATACGTACACCGACGCAAGGGCGTCGGCTAAACGAGTGTTTGGCCTCATCCAATACCCGACGAAGATAACCAAATCAGCCGACGCAGAGCCACTGAGAAGCGTCGACGGGCACGTCGAATACGACGACGTGTCGTTCACGTACCCGAACGCCGATAGCGCGACGCTGAAAGACGTTAGTTTCGAAGCCCAGCCTGGCGAGTTTGTCGGACTCGTCGGACCGACGGGAGCCGGTAAATCGACCGCATTGAAACTCCTACTGCGGTTATATGACACCGACGACGGGACGATCACGATCGACGGTACCGACGTATCGACGACGACGGTAGCGAGTCTTCGCGAGGCAGTCGGGTACGTGAGTCAAGACCCGTTCTTGTTCGGGGGCACTGTCCGTGAGAATATCGCGTATAGTGCCCCAGACGCCAGTGAAGAGCGAGTTATTGACGCAGCCAAGCGTGCGAACGCCCACGGTTTCATCCGTACTCTTCCCGATGGGTACGATACAGACGTGGGCGAACGAGGTGTGAAACTCTCCGGCGGTCAGCGCCAGCGGATTACCATCGCTCGAGCGATTCTCAAGGAGCCACCAATCCTGATTCTCGACGAAGCGACCAGCCACGTCGACACTCAGACCGAGTTGCTGATTCAAGAGAGCCTTCGCGACCTTGTCGCTACACGGACGACGTTCGTGATCGCCCATCAACTCTCGACAATTCGAGAGGCAGATCAGTTGCTCGTGTTCCGTGATGGGCGGATCGTGGAATCGGGTGACCACGAAGCACTCGTCGAACAAGATGGATTGTACGCATCGCTCTGGAGGATTCATACCGGAGAAACGGCGGAGCTACCGGATCAGCTCCATCCACACGGCCGATAGCGACGAAGTAGATCTGCTACGATTTGAGGCGAGAGATCTCTCCATAACCTCACCCTCCCTTGATTTACCGGAAGTACGCTACTGCGCGCCAAGAGTGGTAGAGTCACATATGCATCGTACCGGGGGAAAATCCGATGGAGAGGCTATCAGGAGCATTCCACCCGATTGTCCTCGATGACTGCTGCCGTCAGTTTCGGTGAGAGCGTCAGCAGTTCGCGAACCTCCGCTTCCCGCTCACTGGCAGGCGTCTGTGTCATCTGAGGCGGTCTCTCCGGGGTGAACGTCCGCTGGTCGGTACCGGTACTCGCGGCCATCGCGACACTGTCGAGAGCGAGTGCAATTTGCCAGCCAGCGCAGGCCCACGAACGAGCACTACCGTCGACTGGGTACTCGGAGAACATGACCAGTACCTCGTAGCTCCCGCCATCGGGGCCGGTGTAGTAGCCTCGAATGCCATCGTTTCCACCGAGCACGGACCACTCGAAATCGCCAGTTCGCTCGAGTTCCCACCCGTCAGTCGATTCGGGAAGGTACGCTCGTGGAGATGGGTTTTCGGATGTAGGCGTGGAGGTTGCAGTCTCCGCCGTGGGCTCAGACGTCGTACTCGGTGGGTGATCCGATGGGGTACCGTCTGTATCCGATCCACGAAAGGTACACCCTGAGATCGGGATAGTGACGCTCAAAAGAGCCAGCACCCGTCGCCTGTTCATTGTCCACTGAAATCTATTCCAGCGATAAATGCTTTCTCTGCCTTTCTTCCAGAAAACATTCATATGGGAACCACTCACTCACCTGTAGAATGCCCTCTCTGACTCGTCGACGGCTACTCGCTGTTGCCACAGCAGGCCTCAGCACTTCAGTTACTGGCTGTCTGACCAGCGAGACGTCGCCAGCGAGTGAGACACCTGTCGGCGCCACGACTCAGACACAGACGGCGACGCCCACACCGCCGCCTACCCAGAAAACTGCGGTCCTCGATACGACTGCGACACCGATCGAAGATGGGCAGGCGAGTCCTGCCCCGTCCTGCCCTGACGGGTTGTATCCACTCGCCCCCAACTGGGTCGTCCATGGACCTGGTCCCCTCGGTGGATTTGAACTGAATATCGAGAACCGTTCACTAACCCCTGGAGGTACCCTCGTTGCTCACGTATCGAACGTGACCGACGAGCAACGAGAGACGGGGACAAAGACGAAGTACGACATCCAGTATCAAGGGAAGTCCGGGTGGCATTCCATCTTCGGAACGAAACGGGAACAGGTGGCGTACAATGACCTCGCCTATCGCCACAAACCGGGGGAGGGCCTCACGTGGAATCTCCCAGTGACGGCAGATGGCCTGACCGGGACATTCGAAAATGCGGCGGCCAATTATCACGTCTGTGGCCCTCTCGAACCCGGGACCTACAGGTTCGTCTACTGGGGGATCATGTCTGAGAAGTTAGAGAATAGAGGGTATGGCCTCGGCAGATCCTTTACTGTCTCCGGCGAGTAGCAATTCTGCATATCCGGGCCGCCCCATCGAGCGGTGAGCATGCCGAACGAGAGCGTCAGATCAAATAGACAGAGCACGAAGCGAAACTGGTAGATGGGAGTGGATTGCCGACTCTACCAGCACAGAACCGTCCCTGCCAGATCTCCGATACCAGACCGACGCTGTACCCGGCGCTCGGTCACTTCGTACAGTGCGACGCGGAGCGGCCTGTCGTAATGGATCGTTTCCGTGGTCTCGTTCCCGACCTTCCGATCCTCCGTCCAGCTGACCAGCCCGAGTACTTCCACCTGGTAGCTCGACTGAAGTTCAGTGCTTGGAGCCTCTAGCAACCGGTAGTCGAAGGAATTCTCTCTGTGTCCCCGTACCTCAGAGAAGTTCGCTGGCGAGACGTCGAGCGTCTCCTGGTATGCTCGTTCGACCTCGTATCCTGCTTGCTCCGCAACTTCCGCGGAGAGAGACTCTGGCTTCGGGAGTGCTGGTTTCTCGAACCCTGTTGCGATGGCAGCACAGGCTTCTGTCGGCGTCTCCGTCGCAGTCTGCGTGGTATTGCTGGACGTTGTATCTGGTGGATACGGCTCACTGGAGAGACATCCTGCGAGCGATATTGTGGATCCGATACCGGCCAGTAGGCGCCGTCTTCTCATACTCTCTCAGTCGGCCTATCAGAGGAGACCGGCATCTTTCCTGTGATACTGTCGACCTAAGAGCCGCGTCGCACTGGAGCCCTCAATTACGGTCGTAGTGACGCGCGGACTATAGCGAGCACGCCCGCTACGCCTGCAGGAACGCCTCGACTTCCGTCGCGACCACCGCTGGCGCTTTACTCGGCCCGCCGTGACTGATACCATCGAACTCCACGAGACGACTGTGGGGCAGCGCTTCGTGGACGTCCCGAGCACTCTCTCGCAGGAACTCCGGGCCGTCGGTCCCAGTCAGCACGAGTACGGGAGCGTCGACGGCGAGCCGGTCGGGAAGTCGGTACTGCTCGACGGCACGGTTCATCCGGAGCACTTCCTCGGCGAGGTCGACGCAGGCAGGCCAGGGTGGCCACGCGTCCAGCCACCCGTCGAGGTCGTCGATGCCGTCGGGATGTAACACCAGTTCGACGTAGCGCTTGACGGCCTCGTGGCGTTCGCCCCTCGCGATGAGTGACTCCATCCGGTCGGCGAGGTTGGCCTCGGCCCGGAAGCCCTCCGGAAGGATCGCCGGCTCGTAGGCGACGACCGCCGCAACCTCGGCAGCCGTCGCAGCCTCGATGGCCGTGAGCGCGCCGTAGGAGTGCCCGAAGAGGATCGGCTCACCGTCGACGGCGTCGACGAGCGTGTGGACGTACTCGACCTCGCGATCCAGTACCTCGTCGGCACTCGTCTCCCCTGGATCGTCGCGGCAGGTCCCAAAGCCTGGCCGCCGGGGGACGATCGTGGCGTAGTCGTCGAAGTGTGGCACGACTGGGTCCCAGTACTCGCTGGGTGCCATCCCGCCGTGGAGGAAGACCAACGGCTGGCCAGTCCCGCGTCGATCGAACGTTACCGTGGTCTCCTCGACAGTCTCGGTCGTTTGCATGCCTCTCTCCGTGGGAGCGCGAAGTGGCTAAGCCGTTCTCTCAGTGATGGGGCTCATTAAGTGGGGACGGACGTGGAGCGAGCAGGCACGACCGGCAAGGTTCGACACGCGTTTTTGCGCCGAAGGTGATCGAGGCGACATGGCTCTCGTCGCCGAATTCGACATCGACTGCGACGCCCTCCCGCTCGTGACGGTCGCAGCAGCAGTTCC encodes:
- a CDS encoding ABC transporter ATP-binding protein; this translates as MTREDRHPGIGTVHEEEGGVSDPLLDLLRRYVPGNVGVFCIAVWTTILHQLLTLVPPYLLGETLDAFFTQQRTSLSLVLVPQTWIPTGTRGQFVFIAGLFVATALATAITQAVQFVTFRWFQQSVLHDLRTNAFDATQRLDMAFFETEATGNVMSVLNNDVNQLRDFLLGGLRQFVESTTLLLGLLGFMIGLHWQLTVFSMSFLPLMLGLVYAYQQAIEPRYDDRRSAVGNLNAHVQNAIDGIETIKTFSTEHRERSELQTHSRTFWQADWRAAKVSGFFYSTRRLLTEVMSIAIVVVGGWWVLFGPPLAFSAPLTAGLFVTFLFYGRRLVKESSQIGDLVDTYTDARASAKRVFGLIQYPTKITKSADAEPLRSVDGHVEYDDVSFTYPNADSATLKDVSFEAQPGEFVGLVGPTGAGKSTALKLLLRLYDTDDGTITIDGTDVSTTTVASLREAVGYVSQDPFLFGGTVRENIAYSAPDASEERVIDAAKRANAHGFIRTLPDGYDTDVGERGVKLSGGQRQRITIARAILKEPPILILDEATSHVDTQTELLIQESLRDLVATRTTFVIAHQLSTIREADQLLVFRDGRIVESGDHEALVEQDGLYASLWRIHTGETAELPDQLHPHGR
- a CDS encoding alpha/beta fold hydrolase; translated protein: MQTTETVEETTVTFDRRGTGQPLVFLHGGMAPSEYWDPVVPHFDDYATIVPRRPGFGTCRDDPGETSADEVLDREVEYVHTLVDAVDGEPILFGHSYGALTAIEAATAAEVAAVVAYEPAILPEGFRAEANLADRMESLIARGERHEAVKRYVELVLHPDGIDDLDGWLDAWPPWPACVDLAEEVLRMNRAVEQYRLPDRLAVDAPVLVLTGTDGPEFLRESARDVHEALPHSRLVEFDGISHGGPSKAPAVVATEVEAFLQA